One Micromonospora sp. WMMD812 genomic window carries:
- a CDS encoding FUSC family protein, translating into MRRVGLRKGLTDIDSARIAEAMDQVRDRSKATLHDRLHRVRMAGGLAVQAGLAAALSYLVSHRLLGNPQPVFAPISAVGTLAASVGQRFRRTVELIIGVAIGVAIGDGLIYLLDTGAWQLGLVVTVAILVTIFAGASVAIVIQAAATAVLIVTLSPSTENLEIPRFVDAFVGGGIALLVTAILLPLNPLRVINRAARPALDLLAAQLDLTAEGLRNRDQRSVQRALDRLRNNKEELATLAEAIEGAKETATLSPARWHRRDELTHYAEAADPIDRAMRNSGTLIRRSVTLLEDEEPVPEPMPDSVAHLAESVRLLKHEFAVGDEPQQARERSLRAVSEAGRAYAEGVGFSGSVVIAQVRTTASDLLVASGIEQEEANRLIRQSFGEQEAPQGGGPEPEGAPKPPTAPPVG; encoded by the coding sequence ATGCGGCGGGTCGGCCTGCGGAAGGGTTTGACCGACATCGACAGCGCGCGCATCGCCGAGGCGATGGACCAGGTACGGGACCGGAGCAAGGCGACGCTGCACGACCGGCTGCACCGGGTCCGGATGGCGGGCGGGCTGGCCGTGCAGGCCGGCCTGGCGGCCGCGCTGTCCTACCTGGTGTCGCATCGGCTGCTCGGCAACCCGCAGCCGGTCTTCGCGCCGATCTCGGCGGTCGGCACGCTGGCCGCCTCGGTCGGTCAGCGGTTCCGTCGCACCGTCGAACTGATCATCGGGGTGGCGATCGGGGTGGCGATCGGCGACGGCCTGATCTACCTGCTCGACACCGGGGCCTGGCAGCTCGGCCTGGTGGTCACGGTGGCCATCCTGGTGACCATCTTCGCCGGCGCGAGCGTCGCGATCGTCATCCAGGCCGCGGCCACCGCCGTGCTGATCGTGACGCTGAGCCCGTCCACCGAGAACCTGGAGATACCGCGGTTCGTCGACGCCTTCGTCGGCGGTGGGATCGCGCTGCTGGTGACGGCGATCCTGCTCCCGCTCAACCCACTGCGGGTGATCAACCGGGCCGCCCGGCCGGCGCTGGACCTGCTCGCCGCCCAGCTCGACCTGACGGCCGAGGGGTTGCGCAACCGGGACCAGCGCAGCGTGCAGAGAGCCCTGGACCGGCTGCGCAACAACAAGGAGGAGCTGGCCACCCTCGCCGAGGCGATCGAGGGGGCCAAGGAGACCGCCACCCTCTCGCCGGCTCGCTGGCACCGGCGGGACGAGCTGACCCACTACGCCGAGGCGGCCGACCCGATCGACCGGGCCATGCGTAACAGCGGCACGCTCATCCGCCGCTCGGTCACCCTCCTCGAGGACGAGGAGCCGGTGCCGGAACCGATGCCGGACTCGGTCGCCCACCTCGCCGAGTCGGTCCGCCTGCTCAAGCACGAGTTCGCCGTCGGCGACGAGCCGCAGCAGGCCCGGGAACGATCACTGCGGGCGGTCAGCGAGGCCGGCCGGGCGTACGCCGAGGGGGTCGGCTTCTCCGGCAGCGTGGTGATCGCGCAGGTGCGTACCACGGCGAGCGACCTCCTGGTCGCCTCCGGCATCGAGCAGGAGGAGGCGAACCGGCTGATCCGGCAGTCCTTCGGAGAGCAGGAGGCGCCCCAGGGCGGCGGGCCCGAGCCGGAGGGCGCTCCGAAGCCGCCCACCGCGCCCCCGGTCGGCTGA
- a CDS encoding aminotransferase class V-fold PLP-dependent enzyme, giving the protein MPVTLVPPPSAVAPTPTEVGPLDVLGVPGEINLDYAATAPCARAAADAVAELLPWYASVHRGAGALSRRCTLAYERARQTVGDFFGAGADDHVIFTRNTTDALNLLARALPAGTTVVTFAGEHHANLLPWPRGSVRLPVPADPGESVRALDAALTELRRDASAGLPVLVAVTGASNVTGERWPVAELARVARRHRARIAVDAAQLAPHAPVDLLALDVDYLAVSGHKLYAPFGAGALIGRADWLDAAPPYLAGGGATSRVGAGTHEVTWAVGPARHEGGTPNLLGAVALAAVCAALSAADRDALHDGEQRLLARLRDGLAALPHVVELRTFGPDAPRVGIVSFVVAGRESSEVAAELARTYAIGVRDGLFCAHPLAQRLLGEAAARTGRRDLPPTALRASIGLGSTAEHVDRLLTALARLG; this is encoded by the coding sequence ATGCCCGTCACCCTCGTACCCCCGCCGTCCGCCGTGGCGCCCACCCCGACCGAGGTCGGGCCGCTCGACGTGCTCGGCGTGCCGGGCGAGATCAACCTCGACTACGCGGCCACCGCGCCGTGCGCCCGCGCGGCGGCCGACGCGGTGGCCGAGCTGCTGCCGTGGTACGCGAGCGTGCACCGCGGCGCGGGGGCGCTCTCCCGCCGCTGCACGCTCGCCTACGAGCGGGCCCGCCAGACGGTGGGCGACTTCTTCGGCGCCGGCGCCGACGACCACGTGATCTTCACCCGGAACACGACCGACGCGCTGAACCTGCTGGCCCGGGCGCTGCCGGCCGGCACCACCGTGGTCACCTTCGCCGGCGAGCACCACGCGAACCTGCTTCCGTGGCCGCGCGGCTCGGTCCGGCTGCCCGTGCCCGCCGACCCGGGCGAGTCGGTCCGCGCCCTGGACGCGGCCCTCACCGAGCTGCGCCGGGACGCCAGCGCCGGGCTCCCGGTGCTGGTCGCGGTCACCGGGGCCAGCAACGTCACCGGTGAGCGCTGGCCGGTGGCGGAGCTCGCCCGGGTGGCCCGGCGGCACCGGGCCCGGATCGCGGTGGACGCCGCGCAGCTCGCCCCGCACGCCCCGGTCGACCTGCTCGCGCTGGACGTCGACTATCTGGCCGTCTCCGGTCACAAGCTGTACGCGCCGTTCGGCGCCGGCGCGTTGATCGGCCGCGCGGACTGGCTGGACGCGGCGCCGCCGTACCTGGCCGGGGGCGGCGCCACCAGCCGGGTCGGTGCGGGCACCCACGAGGTGACCTGGGCGGTCGGGCCGGCCCGGCACGAGGGTGGCACGCCCAACCTGCTCGGCGCCGTCGCGCTCGCCGCCGTCTGCGCCGCCCTCTCGGCGGCCGATCGGGACGCGCTGCACGACGGGGAGCAACGGCTGCTGGCCCGGCTGCGGGACGGCCTGGCCGCCCTGCCGCACGTCGTGGAGCTGCGCACCTTCGGCCCGGATGCGCCGCGGGTGGGCATCGTCTCGTTCGTGGTCGCCGGCCGGGAGTCCAGCGAGGTCGCCGCCGAGCTGGCCCGGACGTACGCGATCGGGGTGCGCGACGGCCTCTTCTGCGCCCATCCGCTGGCCCAGCGGCTGCTCGGCGAGGCGGCGGCCCGGACGGGTCGGCGGGACCTGCCGCCGACCGCGCTGCGCGCCAGCATCGGCCTGGGCAGCACGGCGGAGCACGTCGACCGGCTGCTGACCGCCCTCGCCCGCCTCGGTTGA
- a CDS encoding PrsW family intramembrane metalloprotease, with protein sequence MRPEPAAGDGYADRMADTPPGGAPPSPPAPSAPPAPGAAPRMPLRRLGWRRILVLAGVVLFIAACAVFMVVTLGESLGAQALLIGLVAAILPVPVLVACFLWLDRYEPEPLPYLIFCFAWGAFVSTAASLRVNEFAAGQFADWGLPTALTAVLVAPFIEELTKALGPILLLIFRRREWSGITDGLVYCGLSAVGFAMVENILYLGGYGYASGAERFGPATGAQQVIAIFIVRILLFGFAHPLFTSMTGVGLGIAARSADRRVRVLAPIAGLLLAMMLHGTWNLLPTLTQATGQLLIMLYGFFGLMVPIFFGMVGLAVWLRAWEGRLTERRLPDYVRAGWLTPPEVAALSSLGRRHAARVWARRVAGDAGVRAMRGYQFAATRLALLRDGSLRGLDRKAADRERTAREERELLEAIGAYRSFFVGRDPQAPAGVWDGTRYHLRFPDGSQRAVDPPDEPVVPIPVVLGAPPPPPEAHPPPGWYGPPPGWPARS encoded by the coding sequence ATGCGACCGGAACCGGCGGCCGGGGATGGCTACGCTGACCGCATGGCCGACACCCCGCCCGGCGGAGCCCCACCGTCGCCGCCCGCGCCCTCCGCTCCGCCCGCGCCCGGCGCCGCCCCCCGGATGCCGCTGCGCCGGCTGGGCTGGCGGCGGATCCTGGTGCTCGCGGGGGTGGTGCTCTTCATCGCCGCCTGCGCGGTCTTCATGGTCGTCACGCTGGGCGAGAGCCTCGGCGCCCAGGCGCTGCTGATCGGCCTGGTGGCCGCCATCCTGCCGGTGCCGGTGCTGGTCGCGTGCTTCCTCTGGCTCGACCGGTACGAGCCGGAGCCACTGCCGTACCTGATCTTCTGCTTCGCCTGGGGCGCGTTCGTCTCCACCGCCGCGTCGCTGCGGGTGAACGAGTTCGCTGCCGGCCAGTTCGCCGACTGGGGGCTGCCGACCGCGCTCACCGCCGTGCTCGTCGCGCCGTTCATCGAGGAGTTGACCAAGGCGCTCGGACCGATCCTGCTGCTGATCTTCCGGCGCCGGGAGTGGTCCGGGATCACCGACGGCCTGGTCTACTGCGGGCTCTCCGCGGTCGGCTTCGCCATGGTGGAGAACATCCTCTACCTCGGTGGCTACGGCTACGCGTCCGGCGCGGAGCGGTTCGGGCCGGCCACCGGGGCGCAACAGGTGATCGCCATCTTCATCGTCCGGATCCTGCTGTTCGGTTTCGCCCACCCGCTCTTCACCTCGATGACCGGAGTCGGGCTCGGCATCGCCGCCCGGTCCGCCGACCGCCGGGTACGGGTGCTGGCACCGATCGCCGGGCTGCTGCTGGCGATGATGCTGCACGGCACCTGGAACCTGCTGCCGACGTTGACGCAGGCCACCGGGCAGCTGCTGATCATGCTGTACGGCTTCTTCGGGCTGATGGTGCCGATCTTCTTCGGCATGGTGGGGCTGGCCGTCTGGCTGCGCGCCTGGGAGGGGCGACTCACCGAGCGGCGGCTGCCGGACTACGTCCGCGCCGGCTGGCTGACCCCGCCCGAGGTGGCGGCGCTGAGCAGCCTCGGCCGCCGACACGCGGCCCGGGTCTGGGCCCGGCGGGTCGCCGGCGACGCGGGGGTGCGGGCGATGCGTGGCTACCAGTTCGCGGCCACCCGGCTGGCGCTGCTGCGGGACGGGTCGTTGCGGGGGCTCGACCGTAAGGCGGCGGACCGGGAACGGACCGCCCGGGAGGAACGGGAGCTGTTGGAGGCGATCGGCGCGTACCGGTCGTTCTTCGTCGGTCGAGACCCGCAGGCCCCCGCCGGGGTGTGGGACGGAACCCGCTACCACCTGCGGTTCCCGGACGGCTCGCAGCGCGCGGTGGACCCACCGGACGAGCCGGTGGTGCCGATCCCGGTGGTGCTCGGCGCACCCCCGCCGCCCCCGGAGGCTCACCCCCCGCCCGGCTGGTACGGCCCGCCGCCCGGCTGGCCCGCCCGCTCCTGA
- a CDS encoding co-chaperone GroES encodes MTADDDLDSGLPIRLLHDRVLVRMEGSEGERRSTAGIVIPATAAVGKRLAWATAVGVGPNVRSIVSGDRVLFDPDDRSEVELHGRGYVLLRERDVHAVAAERIENNSTGLYL; translated from the coding sequence GTGACCGCCGACGACGATCTCGACTCCGGCCTGCCGATCCGCCTGCTGCACGACCGGGTGCTGGTCCGCATGGAGGGGAGCGAGGGTGAGCGCCGCTCCACCGCCGGCATCGTGATCCCGGCGACCGCGGCGGTGGGTAAGCGGCTGGCCTGGGCGACCGCCGTCGGCGTGGGCCCGAACGTCCGCTCGATCGTCTCGGGGGACCGGGTGCTCTTCGACCCGGACGACCGCTCGGAGGTCGAACTGCATGGTCGGGGCTACGTCCTGCTGCGCGAGCGGGACGTGCACGCCGTCGCCGCCGAGCGGATCGAGAACAACTCCACCGGGCTCTACCTCTAG
- a CDS encoding AI-2E family transporter produces the protein MSRFERVRGRLRRAYESGRHSVRAGGSRPADAPEQQEQPARAAVASPESPGPVAPPTATVVGAPPPAAMHASTASRDDADVPHALRIAAAWSWRLIVVGVVAWALLRIVGTISIVVIPLAIALLLSALLAPAVGWLLRARFPRSLATGVVLVGGLAAVVGTLTLVVNEFVRGVPELSDKSSEGVRQIQNWLKTGPLHLSDTQLDRYIDEAQGWINDNTGRFTSAATTTAATLAEVLTGTILVLFATFFFLRDGSRIWRFLVRLLPVAARWKVDDAGRASWATLGAYVRATVLVAFIDAVGIGIFLVIFDVPFAFPLAALVFLGAFIPIVGAALSGGVAVLVALVDSGPVTALIILGAVIGVQQLEGHVLQPLIMGRAVAIHPLAVIIGIAAGVVLAGITGALVAVPLIAVLNTAVRRLAARTVPDTPPDAVVVASQAP, from the coding sequence TTGAGCCGCTTCGAGCGGGTACGCGGCCGGCTGCGCCGCGCGTACGAGTCGGGACGGCATTCGGTGCGGGCCGGGGGCTCCAGGCCCGCCGACGCGCCGGAGCAGCAGGAGCAGCCGGCGCGGGCCGCGGTGGCCTCACCGGAGTCGCCCGGGCCGGTGGCGCCCCCGACGGCGACCGTGGTCGGTGCCCCGCCCCCCGCCGCGATGCACGCCTCCACCGCCAGCCGGGACGACGCCGACGTGCCGCACGCGCTGCGGATCGCCGCCGCCTGGTCGTGGCGTCTCATCGTGGTCGGCGTGGTGGCGTGGGCGCTCCTGAGGATCGTCGGCACGATCAGCATCGTCGTCATCCCGCTGGCCATCGCGCTGCTGCTCTCCGCCCTGCTCGCGCCGGCGGTCGGGTGGCTGCTGCGGGCCCGCTTCCCCCGGTCGCTGGCGACCGGGGTGGTGCTCGTCGGCGGCCTCGCCGCGGTGGTCGGCACGCTGACCCTGGTGGTCAACGAGTTCGTCCGGGGCGTGCCGGAGCTGAGCGACAAGTCCTCGGAGGGTGTCCGGCAGATCCAGAACTGGCTCAAGACGGGCCCGCTGCACCTCTCCGACACGCAGCTCGACCGCTACATCGACGAGGCGCAGGGCTGGATCAACGACAACACCGGCCGTTTCACCAGCGCGGCGACCACGACCGCCGCCACGCTCGCCGAGGTGCTCACCGGCACCATCCTGGTGCTGTTCGCCACGTTCTTCTTCCTCCGGGACGGCAGCCGGATCTGGCGCTTCCTGGTCCGGCTGCTGCCCGTGGCCGCACGCTGGAAGGTCGACGACGCGGGCCGGGCCTCCTGGGCGACGCTCGGGGCCTACGTCCGGGCGACCGTGCTGGTGGCCTTCATCGACGCGGTCGGCATCGGCATCTTCCTGGTCATCTTCGACGTCCCGTTCGCCTTCCCGCTCGCCGCGCTGGTCTTCCTCGGCGCGTTCATCCCGATCGTCGGGGCGGCGCTCTCCGGCGGCGTCGCGGTGCTGGTGGCGCTGGTGGACAGCGGCCCGGTCACCGCGCTGATCATCCTGGGCGCGGTGATCGGCGTGCAGCAGCTGGAGGGTCACGTGCTCCAGCCGCTGATCATGGGACGGGCGGTGGCCATCCACCCGCTCGCGGTGATCATCGGCATCGCGGCCGGGGTCGTGCTCGCCGGCATCACCGGCGCGCTGGTGGCCGTGCCGTTGATCGCGGTGCTGAACACGGCCGTCCGCCGGCTGGCCGCGCGTACGGTGCCGGACACTCCGCCGGACGCCGTGGTGGTCGCCTCCCAGGCACCCTGA
- a CDS encoding DUF402 domain-containing protein, with protein sequence MPSDVVRVIYRKYDGSAHRDYPARRLAEDDLGVWLGVPAGTKSVYHGRPSVEQIPFVLLVPHHAWWTGMFNPPPRTSEVYCDIASPARWESDDTVHLFDLDLDVVRRRATGAVELRDEDEFAEHRLRFGYPEDLVVEAEAAARWLFGALGDGTEPFATSYRKWLALVV encoded by the coding sequence ATGCCGAGCGACGTGGTCCGCGTGATCTACCGCAAGTACGACGGCAGCGCCCACCGCGACTACCCGGCCCGTCGGCTCGCCGAGGACGACCTCGGCGTCTGGCTCGGCGTCCCCGCCGGCACCAAGTCGGTCTACCACGGCCGGCCCTCGGTGGAGCAGATCCCGTTCGTCCTCCTGGTGCCGCACCATGCCTGGTGGACCGGCATGTTCAACCCGCCGCCGCGCACCAGCGAGGTCTACTGCGACATCGCCAGCCCGGCCCGCTGGGAGTCGGACGACACGGTCCACCTCTTCGACCTGGACCTGGACGTGGTCCGACGCCGGGCCACCGGCGCCGTCGAGCTGCGCGACGAGGACGAGTTCGCCGAGCACCGGCTCCGGTTCGGCTACCCGGAGGACTTGGTGGTCGAGGCGGAGGCGGCGGCCCGGTGGCTCTTCGGGGCGCTCGGCGACGGCACGGAGCCCTTCGCCACCTCGTACCGGAAGTGGCTGGCCCTGGTCGTCTGA
- the sigJ gene encoding RNA polymerase sigma factor SigJ, protein MRDLATEFEAERGRLLAVAHRMLGSRSEAEDAVQETWLRYANALADPAARAEIRDLRAWLTTACARICLDVLRSARVRREAYVGQWLPEPIVTPLETGRPDGYAPDPAERAVRTDQLGTALLVVLERLPPEQRVAFVLHDVFAVPFARVAEVLGTTDAAARQLASRARRTVSAPDVPRHTADPAEQRRVVAAFVDAAESGELDRLLQVLAPDVVSIGDSGGQFPAARRPVVGASAVGRFTLGLFGRAGRYHQRLLARPVLVDGVLGLQTEMVHTDGRPIRVITAFAVDGGRITAMFNQLNPDKLGDLPPLAPTDEWPPRW, encoded by the coding sequence GTGCGGGATCTGGCGACGGAGTTCGAGGCCGAGCGGGGGCGGCTGCTGGCGGTGGCCCACCGGATGCTCGGCAGCCGCAGCGAGGCCGAGGACGCCGTGCAGGAGACCTGGCTGCGGTACGCGAACGCGCTCGCCGACCCGGCCGCCCGCGCCGAGATCCGGGATCTGCGCGCCTGGCTGACCACCGCCTGCGCCCGGATCTGCCTGGACGTGCTCCGCTCCGCGCGGGTACGCCGGGAGGCGTACGTCGGCCAGTGGTTGCCGGAGCCGATCGTCACCCCGCTGGAGACCGGACGACCCGACGGGTACGCCCCGGACCCGGCCGAGCGGGCCGTCCGCACCGACCAGCTCGGCACCGCCCTGCTGGTGGTGCTGGAGCGGCTGCCACCGGAGCAGCGGGTCGCGTTCGTCCTGCACGACGTGTTCGCCGTGCCGTTCGCCCGGGTCGCCGAGGTGCTCGGCACCACCGACGCCGCCGCCCGGCAGCTCGCCTCCCGGGCCCGACGGACGGTCAGCGCGCCCGACGTGCCCCGACACACCGCCGACCCGGCCGAGCAGCGGCGGGTCGTCGCGGCATTCGTCGACGCCGCCGAGTCCGGCGAACTGGACCGCCTTCTCCAGGTGCTCGCCCCGGACGTGGTCTCGATCGGCGACAGCGGCGGGCAGTTCCCGGCGGCCCGCCGGCCGGTCGTCGGCGCGAGCGCGGTCGGCCGCTTCACCCTCGGGCTCTTCGGGCGGGCCGGCCGCTACCACCAGCGGTTGCTGGCACGGCCGGTGCTGGTGGACGGCGTGCTCGGGCTCCAGACGGAGATGGTGCACACCGACGGCCGACCGATCCGGGTGATCACCGCCTTCGCCGTGGACGGAGGCCGGATCACCGCGATGTTCAACCAGCTCAACCCGGACAAGCTGGGCGATCTGCCGCCGCTCGCCCCGACGGACGAGTGGCCGCCCCGCTGGTGA
- a CDS encoding PPK2 family polyphosphate kinase, producing MSAPRETRIVPPAGGPVRELLRVTAPVDLDSIDPRSTPGLPGPVVTGEPRKAWAREQVEVIGAELGRQQEMLYATAKAAEAGSGAADGPGAPGGSRGAAGDHPPRRVLLVLQAMDCGGKDGTIKRVAGAMNPLGMHIRSFGPPNPEELRHDFLWRIRRALPPPGYVGVFNRSHYEDVLAARVGSLVPEPVWRARYDEINAFERELTDGGVTVVKVMLHISYAEQGVRLLERLDDPRKHWKYNPSDVDARARWDDYQAAYADALGRCGTDAAPWFVVPADRKWYRDWAVSHLLRETFDTLDLGYPPAGFDLARERERLRSGNVGVGGRLR from the coding sequence ATGAGCGCACCTCGGGAGACGCGGATCGTGCCGCCGGCCGGCGGCCCCGTACGGGAACTGCTGCGGGTGACCGCACCGGTCGACCTCGACAGCATCGACCCACGGTCGACGCCGGGCCTCCCCGGGCCGGTGGTGACCGGCGAGCCCCGGAAGGCCTGGGCCCGGGAGCAGGTCGAGGTGATCGGCGCCGAGCTCGGCCGCCAGCAGGAGATGCTCTACGCCACCGCGAAAGCCGCCGAGGCCGGATCGGGCGCCGCGGACGGCCCCGGCGCGCCGGGCGGGTCGCGCGGGGCGGCCGGCGACCACCCGCCGCGCCGCGTGCTGCTCGTGCTCCAGGCGATGGACTGCGGCGGCAAGGACGGCACGATCAAGCGGGTAGCCGGCGCGATGAACCCGCTCGGCATGCACATCCGCTCGTTCGGCCCGCCGAACCCCGAGGAGCTGCGGCACGACTTTCTGTGGCGGATCCGGCGGGCGTTGCCGCCGCCGGGCTACGTGGGCGTCTTCAACCGCTCGCACTACGAGGACGTGCTGGCGGCCCGGGTGGGGTCGCTGGTGCCGGAGCCGGTCTGGCGGGCCCGGTACGACGAGATCAACGCCTTCGAGCGCGAGTTGACCGACGGCGGGGTGACGGTGGTCAAGGTGATGCTTCACATCTCCTACGCCGAGCAGGGGGTCCGGCTCCTGGAGCGTCTCGACGACCCCCGCAAGCACTGGAAGTACAACCCCTCGGACGTGGACGCCCGAGCCCGCTGGGACGACTACCAGGCCGCGTACGCCGACGCGCTCGGCCGGTGCGGCACGGACGCGGCACCCTGGTTCGTGGTGCCGGCCGACCGGAAGTGGTACCGGGACTGGGCGGTGTCCCACCTGCTCCGCGAGACGTTCGACACTCTCGACCTGGGGTATCCGCCAGCCGGTTTCGACCTCGCGCGGGAACGCGAGCGGCTGCGGTCTGGGAATGTGGGTGTGGGCGGACGCCTGAGATGA
- a CDS encoding DUF47 family protein has protein sequence MKFSFRPTEGAFYELFTRAAQNLVRGTELLNELALPGVEVQSVSERLTEVEHDSDQITHELYKKINSTFITPFDREDIYRLGSLLDDVMDHLEAVGNLLYLYGLTKLPSLPREMHELVNVLDQQAKLTAEAMPRLKSMKDLEDYWIECNRLENDGDQAYRMLLVRLFSGEYDALTVLKMKEVADELEAACDAFEHVANTVETIAVKES, from the coding sequence GTGAAGTTTTCCTTCCGCCCCACCGAGGGCGCCTTCTACGAGCTCTTCACCAGGGCCGCGCAGAACCTGGTCCGGGGCACCGAGCTGCTCAACGAGCTGGCCCTGCCGGGGGTCGAGGTGCAGTCCGTCAGCGAGCGGCTCACCGAGGTGGAGCACGACAGCGACCAGATCACCCACGAGCTGTACAAGAAGATCAACTCTACCTTCATCACGCCCTTCGACCGGGAGGACATCTACCGGCTCGGCTCGCTGCTGGACGACGTGATGGACCACCTCGAGGCGGTCGGGAACCTGCTCTACCTGTACGGCCTGACCAAGCTGCCGTCGCTGCCCCGGGAGATGCACGAGCTGGTCAACGTGCTCGACCAGCAGGCGAAGCTGACCGCCGAGGCGATGCCCCGGCTCAAGTCGATGAAGGACCTCGAGGACTACTGGATCGAGTGCAACCGGCTCGAGAACGACGGCGACCAGGCGTACCGGATGCTGCTGGTCCGGCTCTTCTCCGGTGAGTACGACGCCCTGACCGTGCTGAAGATGAAGGAGGTCGCCGACGAACTGGAGGCCGCCTGCGACGCCTTCGAGCACGTGGCCAACACCGTCGAGACCATCGCGGTCAAGGAGTCCTGA
- a CDS encoding inorganic phosphate transporter: protein MTPELIAVLAVIVVALVFDYTNGFHDAANAIATSVSTRALTPRIALLLAAVGNFFGAHFGAGVAKTVGDGLVTLPTGVASLGVVFAGVLGAIAWNLITWYFGLPSSSSHALFGGLVGATLLAAGGVVQWANIVAKVIIPMVLSPIVGLTLGYLVMLAILWLFRKGQPGKLNRGFRWAQTVSAAAMSVGHGMQDAAKTMGIVVLALYTGGFQDDKTHIPGWVFWTSATMLALGTYAGGWRIIRTLGRKIIDLGPPEGFAAETVASAVLYFNALVLKAPISTTHTITSAIMGVGATKRLSAVRWNVAGNIVLAWIITFPAAALIACIAYLLVRPVFG from the coding sequence GTGACACCCGAACTCATCGCCGTGCTGGCGGTGATCGTGGTCGCACTGGTGTTCGACTACACCAACGGCTTCCATGACGCCGCCAACGCGATCGCGACCAGCGTCTCCACCCGGGCGCTGACACCCCGGATCGCCCTGTTGCTGGCCGCGGTCGGCAACTTCTTCGGCGCCCACTTCGGCGCCGGCGTGGCGAAGACGGTCGGCGACGGCCTGGTGACGCTGCCCACCGGGGTGGCCAGCCTGGGGGTGGTCTTCGCGGGCGTGCTCGGGGCCATCGCCTGGAACCTGATCACCTGGTACTTCGGCCTGCCCTCGTCGTCCTCGCACGCGCTCTTCGGCGGCCTGGTCGGCGCCACCCTGCTCGCCGCCGGCGGCGTCGTGCAGTGGGCGAACATCGTGGCCAAGGTCATCATTCCGATGGTGCTCTCACCGATCGTCGGCCTGACCCTCGGCTACCTGGTCATGCTGGCAATCCTCTGGCTGTTCCGGAAGGGGCAGCCCGGAAAGCTCAACCGCGGCTTCCGCTGGGCGCAGACCGTCTCGGCGGCCGCGATGTCGGTCGGCCACGGCATGCAGGACGCCGCGAAGACCATGGGCATCGTGGTCCTGGCCCTCTACACCGGCGGCTTCCAGGACGACAAGACGCACATCCCCGGCTGGGTCTTCTGGACCTCCGCGACGATGCTGGCGCTCGGCACGTACGCCGGCGGTTGGCGGATCATCCGCACGCTCGGCCGCAAGATCATCGACCTCGGCCCGCCCGAGGGCTTCGCCGCCGAGACGGTGGCCAGCGCGGTGCTCTACTTCAACGCCCTGGTGCTGAAGGCGCCGATCTCCACCACGCACACCATCACCTCGGCGATCATGGGCGTGGGCGCGACGAAGCGGCTCTCCGCGGTCCGCTGGAACGTCGCCGGCAACATCGTGCTGGCGTGGATCATCACGTTCCCGGCCGCCGCGCTGATCGCCTGCATCGCGTACCTGTTGGTCCGTCCGGTCTTCGGCTGA
- a CDS encoding Gfo/Idh/MocA family oxidoreductase yields MTRWGILATGHIAGRFAEDLRLAPGAELVAVGSRTLETAKRFADRHGAARAYGSWAELAADPEVDVVYVATPHAAHHEAAMTCLAAGRAVLLEKPFTLDLATSTELIETARAGGVFLMEAMWMRTNPLILRMVQLIAEGAIGTVTSVQADFGVAGPFPPEHRMRARVLGGGALLDLGVYPLSLAHLLLGVPQHVRSWAKLSPEGVDENTGVVLGYDTGAVATLSCGILGATPLVASVTGTAGRIDLPAPFFRPPSLILHRSGAEPETVAADLTGGGYQHEAVEVQRCLAAGLTESPLVPHSTTLEIMTLLDTIRAQIGVEYA; encoded by the coding sequence ATGACTCGTTGGGGCATCCTGGCCACCGGCCACATCGCCGGTCGGTTCGCCGAAGACCTCCGGCTGGCGCCGGGCGCCGAACTCGTCGCGGTCGGTTCCCGCACCCTGGAGACCGCCAAGCGGTTCGCCGACCGTCACGGCGCCGCGCGGGCGTACGGCTCCTGGGCGGAGCTGGCGGCGGATCCGGAGGTGGACGTGGTGTACGTGGCGACGCCGCACGCCGCGCACCACGAGGCCGCCATGACCTGCCTGGCCGCCGGACGGGCGGTGCTGCTGGAGAAGCCGTTCACGCTCGACCTGGCGACCAGCACCGAGCTGATCGAGACGGCCCGCGCGGGCGGGGTCTTCCTCATGGAGGCCATGTGGATGCGGACGAACCCGCTGATCCTGCGCATGGTGCAGTTGATCGCCGAGGGGGCGATCGGCACGGTGACGAGCGTGCAGGCCGACTTCGGGGTGGCCGGACCGTTCCCGCCGGAGCACCGCATGCGGGCCCGGGTGCTGGGCGGGGGCGCCCTGCTCGACCTGGGCGTCTACCCGCTGAGCCTGGCGCACCTGCTGCTCGGGGTGCCGCAGCACGTCCGGTCCTGGGCGAAGCTGAGCCCGGAGGGGGTGGACGAGAACACCGGCGTCGTCCTCGGCTACGACACCGGCGCGGTCGCCACGCTGAGCTGCGGGATCCTCGGAGCCACCCCGCTGGTCGCCTCGGTCACCGGCACCGCCGGCCGGATCGACCTGCCGGCGCCGTTCTTCCGGCCGCCGTCGCTGATCCTGCACCGTTCCGGCGCGGAGCCGGAGACGGTCGCCGCCGACCTGACCGGCGGCGGCTATCAGCACGAGGCGGTGGAGGTGCAGCGCTGCCTGGCGGCCGGGCTCACCGAGAGCCCACTGGTGCCGCACTCGACCACCCTGGAGATCATGACCCTGCTCGACACGATCCGCGCCCAGATCGGCGTCGAGTACGCCTGA